In a single window of the Desulfurobacteriaceae bacterium genome:
- a CDS encoding chemotaxis protein CheW — protein sequence MNERQDREMNIIGVEELIGEIKEREIQVIAFRLKDELVSVPIEQVVEITNNRDITPVPKAPSYVIGVMNLRGKIVPVINLKEHLGIRDIVPEDVYSKNKIVIVETPKGEVGIIVDKIVGSIKFLEGDVLPEPIGTIGIDVKYISGVVQLEGDLLIILNIESMFNQEG from the coding sequence ATGAACGAAAGGCAAGATAGAGAAATGAACATAATTGGTGTAGAAGAGCTTATAGGCGAAATAAAAGAGAGAGAAATTCAAGTTATAGCATTTAGACTAAAAGACGAACTTGTAAGTGTTCCTATAGAACAGGTTGTAGAAATTACAAACAACAGAGATATCACTCCTGTTCCTAAAGCCCCAAGTTATGTAATAGGAGTAATGAACTTAAGGGGAAAAATTGTTCCAGTAATAAACCTTAAAGAACACTTAGGGATAAGGGATATTGTACCTGAAGACGTTTATTCCAAAAATAAAATTGTAATAGTAGAAACCCCAAAGGGAGAAGTAGGGATCATAGTAGACAAAATTGTGGGATCGATAAAGTTCTTGGAAGGGGATGTTCTTCCAGAACCAATAGGTACGATAGGAATAGACGTAAAGTATATATCAGGGGTTGTCCAGTTGGAAGGAGACCTACTGATAATTTTAAACATCGAATCAATGTTTAATCAGGAGGGTTAA
- a CDS encoding ARMT1-like domain-containing protein, with the protein MKIYPECIPCFLKQVVHIAKIADIPDSLTMEILRESARFISKDLRVDKSPGHNATFIHRIFKEKTKLEDPYKLLKDKYNEIALHLEEKIRKEFFEGVDDKLSLAIRLAAVGNVIDFGVPRDFDLFSEVEALLDIPFAYFDVDILERFLIQGKEVLYIADNAGEIVFDKFLLEELKNRGLKVVLAVRGGPILNDATVEDALKTEAVNYVDELITTGKDFIGVDFDFVSSECKDYWNKAYFVISKGQANFETLEEVDSKDIFFILKAKCPPVAKHLNCNVNDLVFLYNKHLLEMRESEDSQEG; encoded by the coding sequence ATGAAAATCTACCCTGAGTGCATTCCTTGCTTTTTAAAACAGGTTGTTCACATTGCTAAAATTGCTGATATTCCGGACTCCCTCACTATGGAAATTCTGAGGGAGTCTGCAAGATTTATTTCTAAAGACCTAAGGGTTGATAAATCCCCAGGACATAATGCGACTTTTATTCATAGAATATTCAAAGAAAAGACAAAGTTAGAGGATCCTTACAAACTCTTAAAAGACAAGTACAACGAAATAGCTTTACATCTTGAGGAAAAAATAAGGAAAGAATTTTTTGAAGGTGTTGATGATAAACTTTCTTTGGCTATTAGGCTTGCTGCTGTAGGAAATGTTATAGACTTTGGGGTTCCAAGAGATTTTGATTTGTTCTCGGAAGTGGAAGCTCTCCTTGACATTCCTTTTGCTTACTTTGATGTTGATATACTTGAAAGGTTTTTAATTCAAGGTAAAGAGGTACTTTACATAGCAGATAACGCTGGGGAAATTGTCTTTGACAAGTTCTTGCTTGAAGAGTTAAAAAATAGAGGATTGAAAGTTGTTCTTGCCGTGAGGGGAGGGCCTATTCTAAATGATGCAACTGTTGAAGATGCTTTGAAAACGGAAGCTGTTAATTACGTTGATGAGCTCATTACTACAGGTAAGGACTTTATAGGCGTTGATTTTGATTTTGTTTCTTCTGAATGTAAAGACTACTGGAATAAAGCTTATTTTGTAATATCTAAAGGACAGGCGAACTTTGAAACTCTTGAGGAAGTTGATTCCAAGGATATTTTCTTCATTCTTAAAGCGAAGTGTCCACCAGTGGCTAAGCATTTAAACTGTAATGTTAATGATTTGGTTTTCCTATATAACAAACATCTTTTAGAGATGAGAGAAAGTGAGGATTCTCAGGAAGGATAA
- the efp gene encoding elongation factor P, with amino-acid sequence MASIDVNQISKGMKLEIEGYPYEIIDYEHVKPGKGQAFARIKLKNLKTGNVVEKTYKVGEKLQLADFEEREMEYIYNDGEYYYFMDTRTYEQVGVSASALGEKAKFLKENTTVMVQFYKGEAISVQLPKSIVLQVVDTEPGFKGDTVSNVTKPATLETGAVIQVPMFINPGDYVRVNPETGDYIERVNIK; translated from the coding sequence GTGGCATCTATAGATGTAAACCAAATTTCAAAAGGAATGAAACTTGAAATCGAAGGTTATCCTTATGAGATAATTGACTACGAGCATGTGAAACCTGGGAAAGGACAAGCTTTCGCAAGGATAAAACTAAAGAATCTAAAAACAGGAAACGTAGTAGAAAAAACCTATAAAGTAGGTGAAAAGCTTCAGCTTGCAGATTTTGAAGAAAGGGAAATGGAATACATTTACAACGATGGTGAATATTACTACTTTATGGATACAAGAACTTACGAACAAGTTGGAGTTTCTGCTTCAGCTCTTGGGGAAAAGGCTAAGTTCTTAAAGGAAAATACAACTGTAATGGTTCAGTTTTACAAAGGAGAAGCAATTTCTGTTCAACTTCCGAAGAGTATAGTCCTTCAAGTTGTTGATACAGAGCCAGGATTCAAAGGTGATACTGTTTCAAACGTTACAAAACCTGCTACATTAGAGACAGGTGCAGTAATCCAAGTACCAATGTTTATTAATCCTGGAGATTATGTAAGAGTTAACCCAGAAACGGGAGACTATATAGAAAGGGTTAATATTAAATAA
- the purE gene encoding 5-(carboxyamino)imidazole ribonucleotide mutase, translated as MKKVAVIMGSKSDMPVMETCTKTLEEFGVPYDVKVLSAHRTIDEVLAFCEKAEENYDVIIAAAGYAAHLGGVIAAKTTLPVIGVPLDASPLKGIDSLLSIVQMPGGVPVATVTIGKAGAKNAAVLAVEIMAIKYPELREKLKVYREEMKRKVLEG; from the coding sequence ATGAAGAAGGTAGCAGTGATAATGGGAAGTAAGTCAGACATGCCAGTTATGGAAACTTGTACAAAAACCTTAGAAGAGTTTGGAGTTCCTTACGATGTAAAAGTGTTATCTGCTCATAGGACTATTGATGAAGTTCTTGCCTTTTGTGAAAAGGCAGAAGAAAACTACGATGTTATCATTGCTGCAGCTGGATATGCTGCTCACCTTGGAGGAGTAATTGCTGCAAAAACTACTCTACCTGTAATTGGTGTTCCACTAGACGCTTCTCCTCTAAAAGGTATAGATTCACTACTTTCTATTGTTCAAATGCCTGGAGGAGTTCCTGTAGCAACTGTAACTATTGGAAAAGCTGGGGCAAAGAACGCAGCAGTTTTAGCAGTGGAAATTATGGCTATAAAGTATCCAGAACTAAGGGAAAAGCTAAAAGTGTACAGGGAGGAGATGAAGAGAAAAGTTTTAGAGGGTTAA
- a CDS encoding chemotaxis protein CheA has protein sequence MRVEIPEELREILEEFLVEAEEILEGLDQDLIDLENNPTDKELLNKIFRGMHTLKGGAGFLNLTPIVEIAHRIEDIFNKLRNDEMTLTPDLMDIILEGIDHLKNSIQMLKENEELPDMGEIEPVLKKLDSALKGDTVPLSSETSQPASSEEKDQGDIEFEFIQDVSDALKELIKKFPGKNLADLLEEIILMPPDSRPMEVIPEIEKLIEEGKDINDIVRVKKKEEKTPTEKQQEKKETPQTTSAPPPQPSPSKDTSSSASKKSTSEKKTVETIRIDVERVENLMNLVGEIVLDRNRILRVSSDVEKECKSEAVEKLIEAVTSLDRTVSDLQVAVMKLRMQPIKKIFSKFPRLVRDLARKLNKKVQLVIEGEDTELDRSILDKLEDPLIHLVRNALDHGIEPPEERIAKGKPEVGTVKLFAYHEGDHIVVGIQDDGRGIDSEKVKKKALEKGLITPEQAVQMTDKEAYELIFMPGFSTAEKVSDVSGRGVGMDVVASTIHSLRGSIEIDSEIGKGTTILLKLPLTVAIIRTLMIGVKGQVFAVPLHSVVEIVRYDEKNVKEVGSFKSFLLRDEVLPLFSLNELLELEDGGEKHFVVIVKVGERLIAVSIEGLFGEEEIVIKSLGDLLADIQGIAGATIAGDGRVVLILDLNSLLSDYKMKLIGVGK, from the coding sequence ATGAGAGTAGAAATTCCGGAAGAACTTCGAGAAATACTGGAAGAGTTTTTAGTAGAAGCAGAAGAAATACTCGAAGGCTTAGATCAAGATCTAATAGACCTTGAGAACAATCCAACCGATAAAGAACTACTCAACAAAATATTCCGTGGAATGCATACACTAAAGGGAGGAGCAGGTTTTTTAAACTTAACTCCAATAGTCGAGATCGCTCACCGTATAGAAGATATCTTTAACAAGCTTCGAAATGACGAAATGACCTTAACTCCAGACCTAATGGATATTATCCTTGAAGGAATAGATCATCTAAAGAATTCAATTCAGATGTTAAAGGAGAATGAAGAGCTCCCAGATATGGGAGAGATAGAACCCGTTTTAAAGAAACTTGACTCTGCTTTAAAGGGAGATACTGTTCCCTTATCCTCAGAAACCAGTCAGCCTGCATCTAGCGAAGAAAAAGATCAGGGTGATATAGAGTTTGAATTTATTCAGGACGTATCCGATGCCCTTAAGGAACTAATAAAAAAGTTTCCAGGAAAGAATTTAGCAGACCTTTTGGAAGAAATTATCCTGATGCCTCCTGACAGCCGCCCTATGGAAGTTATTCCGGAAATAGAAAAGTTAATAGAAGAAGGAAAAGATATTAATGACATAGTAAGAGTTAAAAAGAAAGAGGAAAAAACCCCTACTGAAAAACAACAAGAAAAGAAGGAAACTCCTCAGACTACATCTGCACCTCCACCTCAGCCTTCTCCGTCTAAGGATACTTCGTCTTCAGCTTCTAAGAAGTCTACCTCAGAGAAAAAGACGGTAGAAACAATCCGTATCGATGTTGAAAGGGTTGAGAATCTAATGAACCTTGTAGGAGAAATAGTTCTCGATAGAAACAGAATTCTTAGGGTATCCTCTGATGTTGAGAAGGAGTGTAAGAGCGAAGCTGTTGAAAAGTTAATAGAAGCTGTAACAAGCCTTGATAGGACAGTTAGTGATCTTCAAGTTGCTGTAATGAAGCTAAGAATGCAACCTATAAAGAAAATCTTTTCCAAATTCCCCAGACTTGTCAGGGATTTAGCAAGAAAACTTAACAAGAAAGTTCAACTTGTAATAGAAGGTGAAGATACAGAACTGGATAGATCCATTTTAGACAAGCTTGAAGATCCCCTAATTCACCTTGTCAGAAATGCTCTTGATCACGGAATAGAACCTCCTGAGGAAAGAATAGCAAAAGGTAAACCTGAAGTAGGAACTGTAAAGCTTTTTGCGTATCACGAAGGAGATCACATAGTCGTTGGAATTCAGGATGATGGAAGGGGTATAGACTCTGAGAAAGTCAAGAAGAAAGCTTTAGAGAAGGGATTAATAACTCCAGAACAAGCTGTCCAAATGACAGATAAGGAAGCTTATGAATTAATCTTCATGCCCGGGTTCTCTACTGCCGAGAAAGTAAGTGATGTTTCAGGTCGCGGTGTTGGAATGGACGTTGTAGCAAGTACAATACACTCCTTAAGAGGTTCAATCGAAATCGACAGTGAAATTGGCAAAGGAACAACAATATTACTTAAGTTACCTCTAACTGTGGCCATTATTAGAACTTTAATGATAGGCGTAAAAGGTCAAGTATTTGCTGTTCCTTTACATTCTGTTGTTGAAATCGTTAGGTATGATGAGAAAAACGTAAAAGAAGTCGGGAGCTTCAAGAGTTTTCTACTAAGAGACGAAGTTTTACCTCTTTTCTCCCTAAACGAGCTTCTCGAACTTGAAGATGGTGGAGAAAAACACTTCGTTGTTATCGTTAAAGTTGGAGAAAGATTGATTGCAGTTTCAATAGAAGGACTATTTGGTGAGGAAGAAATAGTTATTAAGTCTTTGGGAGATCTTCTTGCAGATATTCAAGGAATAGCAGGAGCAACAATAGCAGGTGACGGTAGAGTTGTTTTAATCCTCGACCTTAACTCCTTACTCTCTGACTATAAGATGAAGCTAATAGGAGTTGGAAAATGA
- the accB gene encoding acetyl-CoA carboxylase biotin carboxyl carrier protein → MLEKIEKLLKAIENTSIEELEIETEGIKLRAKFVRGKAIKEEAVQIIPSVKDQEVAPKGVSEEPAENYYVVESPMVGTFYRAPAPGAEPFVKEGDYVEKGQTLCIIEALKVMNEIESEVSGIVKKILVENGQPVEYGQPLFYIEPK, encoded by the coding sequence TTGTTAGAAAAAATAGAAAAACTTCTTAAAGCCATAGAGAATACCTCTATTGAAGAGCTTGAAATAGAAACAGAAGGGATAAAACTCAGAGCGAAATTTGTAAGAGGAAAGGCTATAAAAGAGGAGGCTGTTCAAATTATCCCTTCTGTCAAAGATCAAGAAGTTGCTCCTAAGGGAGTTTCTGAGGAACCTGCAGAAAATTACTACGTTGTAGAATCTCCTATGGTTGGAACATTTTATAGAGCTCCAGCCCCTGGGGCGGAGCCTTTTGTAAAGGAAGGAGATTACGTAGAAAAAGGTCAAACACTTTGCATAATCGAAGCCCTTAAAGTAATGAATGAAATAGAGTCTGAAGTTTCTGGCATTGTCAAGAAAATATTAGTTGAAAATGGACAACCAGTAGAATACGGACAACCTCTATTCTACATAGAACCAAAGTAG
- a CDS encoding RNA chaperone Hfq: MASQSKTEKVKIWLKEYLSEFGEYTGTLEELSQLADSTPYLVKKALAELEKELIIKSESKRGKGLVVSLINKEESEEDPSLTAQEPEVQEVKDEEETKESTETKEDTKKKKKEKKPSLQDQVLSSLIGKEVTVFLISGTRLEGVLLDFDNFTLSMTAPKGKSLVYKHAVATIIYE, translated from the coding sequence ATGGCTTCTCAGTCCAAAACAGAAAAAGTCAAGATCTGGCTAAAAGAATATCTCTCAGAATTTGGAGAGTATACTGGAACTTTAGAAGAGCTTTCACAACTGGCAGACTCAACTCCATATCTTGTAAAGAAAGCTTTAGCCGAACTTGAAAAAGAACTCATTATCAAATCAGAATCTAAAAGAGGGAAAGGATTGGTTGTTTCCTTAATCAATAAGGAAGAAAGTGAAGAAGATCCCTCCTTAACAGCACAAGAACCAGAAGTTCAAGAAGTCAAAGACGAAGAAGAAACCAAGGAAAGCACAGAAACAAAAGAAGATACAAAGAAAAAGAAGAAAGAAAAGAAACCATCTTTACAGGATCAAGTGCTATCATCCCTTATAGGAAAAGAAGTAACTGTATTTCTAATCAGCGGAACAAGACTTGAAGGAGTACTCCTCGACTTTGACAATTTTACCCTGTCTATGACTGCTCCTAAAGGAAAATCCTTAGTCTACAAACATGCTGTAGCAACAATAATTTATGAGTAA
- a CDS encoding RNA chaperone Hfq, whose amino-acid sequence MKKYRTLEDAQIELVELLESEGEFRGSIEELAERLSVKVENIKPLLQLMKSSGDIVFEEVEDELIIRPASFIPVLPPIPTKEQQKEIEEKLNQGYKLIASSFLGGVQSRELRSAIGKRVIVYFRNGSRLEGRLKGFDRFTLKMRNYRGNILVYKHAVSTIVYKP is encoded by the coding sequence ATGAAAAAGTATAGAACGTTAGAAGACGCCCAAATAGAACTTGTGGAACTTTTAGAGAGTGAAGGAGAATTTAGAGGTTCTATAGAAGAACTTGCAGAAAGACTTTCAGTAAAGGTAGAAAATATAAAGCCTCTTTTACAACTTATGAAATCTTCGGGAGATATCGTCTTTGAAGAGGTAGAGGACGAACTTATAATAAGACCTGCTTCCTTTATTCCCGTTTTACCTCCTATACCAACAAAAGAACAGCAAAAAGAAATAGAAGAAAAATTAAATCAAGGCTATAAACTTATAGCATCCTCTTTCTTAGGTGGGGTTCAAAGCAGAGAGCTTCGTAGTGCAATAGGAAAAAGAGTCATTGTTTATTTTAGAAATGGAAGTAGATTAGAAGGAAGGCTTAAAGGATTTGATAGATTTACTTTAAAGATGAGAAACTACAGAGGAAACATCCTTGTTTACAAACACGCTGTTTCTACAATAGTTTACAAACCTTAA
- the accC gene encoding acetyl-CoA carboxylase biotin carboxylase subunit, translating to MFKKVLVANRGEIAVRIIRTCKELGIKTVAVFSTADRDSLHVFLADEAVCIGGPLPQESYLNIPAIISAAEITGADAIHPGYGFLSENPGFAEICTACGMKFIGPSPETMILMGDKAKAREIAIKAGVPVVPGSGIVKDVKEALKICEEIGYPVLVKAAHGGGGRGMRLINSKEEAETLITTAMAEAEAAFGSGEVYIEKYIENPRHIEIQLIADQFSNVVTYGERECSLQRRHQKILEEAPSPFVDEDLRERLSEAAKKIARLINYEGAGTIEFLVDKDKNFYFIEMNTRIQVEHPVTELVTQQDLIAKQISVAAGEKLKEDGIKLQGHAIEFRITCEDYKKGFRPAPGKIEKLVLPGGFGVRVDTHIYEGYSVPQYYDSLLAKLIVWGETREEAIRRGKRALSEFIIEGTLKTTLPLHIRLLEDENFIKGLLDTKVLENKILPNIKD from the coding sequence ATGTTCAAAAAAGTACTAGTTGCAAACAGAGGAGAAATTGCAGTAAGAATAATAAGAACCTGTAAAGAACTTGGAATAAAAACTGTTGCCGTATTCTCCACCGCTGATAGAGATTCTCTTCACGTATTTCTGGCAGACGAAGCTGTATGTATAGGAGGACCTCTACCTCAAGAAAGTTACCTAAATATTCCTGCAATAATTTCTGCTGCTGAAATAACAGGAGCAGATGCTATCCACCCAGGATATGGATTCCTTTCCGAAAATCCGGGATTTGCAGAAATTTGTACAGCCTGTGGTATGAAATTCATTGGACCATCTCCAGAAACTATGATCCTTATGGGAGATAAAGCAAAAGCAAGAGAAATAGCGATAAAAGCTGGAGTTCCTGTTGTACCAGGAAGTGGAATAGTAAAAGATGTCAAGGAAGCTCTCAAAATTTGTGAAGAAATTGGATATCCAGTTCTTGTAAAAGCAGCCCACGGCGGTGGCGGTCGTGGAATGAGACTAATAAATTCAAAAGAAGAAGCAGAAACTTTAATTACTACGGCAATGGCAGAAGCTGAAGCAGCTTTTGGGAGTGGGGAAGTTTATATAGAAAAGTACATAGAAAACCCAAGACACATAGAAATTCAACTCATTGCAGATCAGTTTAGTAACGTAGTTACCTATGGAGAAAGGGAGTGTTCTCTCCAAAGAAGACACCAAAAAATTTTAGAAGAGGCTCCTTCTCCTTTTGTAGATGAAGATTTAAGAGAGAGACTTTCTGAAGCAGCGAAAAAAATCGCAAGACTAATAAACTACGAAGGTGCAGGAACAATAGAGTTTTTAGTTGATAAGGATAAAAACTTTTACTTCATAGAAATGAATACGAGAATTCAAGTCGAACACCCGGTTACAGAACTTGTTACTCAGCAAGATTTAATAGCAAAACAGATTTCAGTTGCAGCGGGGGAAAAATTAAAAGAAGACGGTATTAAGTTACAAGGACATGCAATAGAGTTCAGAATAACCTGTGAAGACTATAAGAAAGGCTTTAGACCAGCACCTGGTAAAATAGAGAAATTGGTCTTACCTGGAGGTTTTGGAGTAAGAGTTGATACCCACATTTACGAAGGCTATTCGGTTCCGCAGTATTACGACTCTTTGCTGGCAAAACTTATTGTCTGGGGGGAGACGAGAGAAGAGGCTATAAGAAGGGGAAAAAGGGCCTTATCTGAATTTATAATAGAAGGAACTTTAAAAACCACTTTACCTCTTCATATAAGACTTTTAGAGGATGAAAACTTTATAAAAGGTCTTCTTGACACTAAAGTGCTTGAGAATAAAATTTTACCTAACATAAAGGATTAA
- a CDS encoding methyl-accepting chemotaxis protein, with protein MFCSREKRELDLLKRELAVLKQENQKLRKDWETLKKEKDSLQEELSKFAKKNTELSKELEKLRKEKEIAENDVYMYQQILDSLMEEAIFLATPDFKPGRAGNEIVYANRKAFEIANKWREVFISVFGIDPDKLIGSSIHLFHKDPERVKELLKATKPGEHKKNADIQIGPYVMASYRHAIANKDGSVRYYLATWRDATAEKEVERQLEKAQKMFLSNLKATKQSLVNNLTTIVSVSVAIKELQETLRLSENQIDSIQEIEKTVKKLVEVSDKLIENYKFVLDELNIAEKKTLESLEQMQYIRNITKEMEDVVKALQSQTEQIDRVVEVITSITEQTNLLALNAAIEAARAGEAGRGFAVVADEVRKLAERTNKSAIEIRKVVKNMREQMNKTAEIADKSVKAVDDGMNMFKDNQHTYNTLKEASEGVLGVINSLTDIVNTQKSKISDIVKYIHKANEYINSTKDQATKIIKVAEKTDTSLHKIWETFYLIDIGDASTILDRLSKLGEFTARINEVIKGKLVENINPDVSVIAEVDNLIRLLSPQDKEIADIIKRHPEIEGFFSNLEEKLFDVKLLLKELFLAISSDDIEEIIQKEGEITDITNDIATNLINAISTILSTSKEKVERHG; from the coding sequence ATGTTTTGCTCACGGGAAAAAAGGGAATTGGATCTTCTAAAAAGAGAATTAGCGGTTCTTAAGCAAGAAAATCAAAAGTTAAGAAAAGATTGGGAAACTTTAAAAAAGGAAAAGGATTCTTTACAAGAGGAGCTAAGTAAATTCGCCAAAAAAAATACAGAGCTTTCTAAGGAACTGGAAAAGTTAAGAAAAGAAAAAGAAATTGCCGAAAACGACGTTTACATGTACCAACAAATTTTAGATTCTCTAATGGAAGAAGCTATTTTCTTGGCTACTCCTGATTTTAAGCCAGGCAGAGCCGGAAACGAAATAGTTTATGCAAATAGAAAAGCGTTTGAAATTGCTAATAAGTGGAGAGAAGTATTTATCTCAGTATTTGGAATAGATCCTGACAAGCTCATAGGTTCCAGCATTCACCTTTTCCACAAAGATCCAGAAAGGGTCAAAGAACTCTTAAAAGCCACAAAACCTGGAGAACATAAGAAAAACGCAGACATACAAATAGGTCCATATGTAATGGCTTCATATAGACATGCGATAGCCAATAAAGATGGTTCCGTTAGATACTATTTGGCCACTTGGAGAGATGCTACGGCAGAAAAAGAAGTAGAAAGACAGTTAGAAAAAGCGCAAAAAATGTTTCTGTCCAACTTAAAAGCGACCAAACAATCTCTTGTAAACAACCTAACAACCATAGTATCTGTTTCTGTTGCCATCAAAGAACTCCAAGAAACACTAAGACTTTCAGAAAACCAAATAGACTCTATTCAAGAGATTGAAAAAACCGTAAAAAAACTAGTAGAAGTATCCGATAAGCTAATTGAAAACTATAAATTTGTGCTGGATGAGTTGAACATTGCAGAAAAGAAAACTTTAGAGTCTTTAGAACAAATGCAGTATATAAGAAACATTACAAAGGAAATGGAAGATGTGGTTAAGGCTTTACAATCCCAAACAGAACAGATAGATAGGGTAGTAGAAGTTATAACTTCCATTACCGAGCAGACCAATCTTCTTGCTTTAAACGCTGCAATTGAGGCTGCAAGAGCTGGAGAAGCAGGACGAGGTTTCGCAGTCGTTGCTGATGAAGTTAGAAAACTTGCTGAAAGAACAAATAAGTCTGCTATTGAAATTAGAAAAGTTGTTAAAAACATGAGAGAGCAAATGAACAAAACCGCTGAAATTGCAGATAAAAGCGTTAAAGCCGTAGACGATGGAATGAATATGTTTAAGGATAATCAGCACACTTACAATACTCTCAAAGAAGCTTCCGAAGGAGTATTGGGAGTTATAAACAGTCTAACAGATATTGTGAACACCCAAAAGTCCAAAATCAGCGATATAGTCAAATACATACACAAGGCTAACGAATACATCAACTCTACTAAAGATCAAGCTACGAAAATTATCAAAGTTGCAGAAAAGACGGATACAAGTCTACACAAGATTTGGGAAACCTTCTATCTCATTGATATTGGCGATGCTAGCACAATTCTTGACAGACTCTCAAAGCTTGGAGAGTTTACAGCAAGAATTAACGAAGTAATAAAGGGTAAATTGGTCGAAAATATAAACCCTGACGTATCCGTTATTGCAGAAGTTGATAACCTCATAAGATTACTAAGTCCTCAGGACAAAGAGATAGCTGACATTATAAAGAGACATCCGGAAATAGAAGGTTTCTTCTCTAACCTCGAAGAGAAACTATTCGATGTTAAACTGCTTCTAAAAGAACTCTTCTTAGCAATTAGCTCTGATGACATAGAAGAAATTATCCAAAAAGAAGGAGAAATAACAGATATTACAAATGATATAGCCACTAACCTCATTAACGCTATCTCTACGATTCTTTCAACCTCTAAAGAGAAGGTAGAAAGACATGGCTAG